A genomic stretch from Prochlorococcus marinus str. MIT 9312 includes:
- a CDS encoding DUF1818 family protein, producing MIKEQKRWRLYRDFTKGKFCFLIGVDNWSIELQKSEFYSLYILLLRINEQLLGIKNELMDEESITLELEQLPWYIELKGNKNEWSLRFVFESQNQTRSFEMYWPIPIAQNLFYEIKKMWESMD from the coding sequence TTGATAAAAGAGCAAAAAAGATGGAGATTATATAGAGATTTTACAAAAGGCAAATTCTGCTTTTTAATTGGTGTGGATAATTGGTCAATTGAGTTACAGAAAAGTGAATTTTATTCACTTTATATTTTACTTCTAAGAATTAATGAACAACTATTAGGCATCAAGAATGAATTAATGGATGAGGAGTCTATCACCTTAGAATTAGAACAACTGCCTTGGTATATTGAGTTAAAAGGGAACAAGAATGAATGGAGTTTAAGGTTTGTTTTTGAAAGTCAAAACCAAACTAGATCTTTCGAAATGTATTGGCCGATACCAATAGCACAAAATTTATTTTATGAAATAAAAAAAATGTGGGAATCAATGGATTAA
- the pyrR gene encoding bifunctional pyr operon transcriptional regulator/uracil phosphoribosyltransferase PyrR, protein MSNKTKRVVILTEVELRKTLSRLTSEIIEKVKNLDNLILVGIPTRGIDIAEVLEKELFCKTGLKIRKGTIDPTFYRDDQNRVGTRLIKATDIPTPIEKQEILLIDDVIFTGRTIRAAIDALYSWGRPQRVMLLVMVDRGHRELPIQPDFCGKRVPTSKNESISLRLNNVDNEEGVFLE, encoded by the coding sequence ATGTCCAATAAAACAAAAAGGGTCGTAATACTTACTGAAGTTGAGCTTAGAAAAACCCTTTCACGTTTAACTTCCGAAATTATTGAAAAAGTAAAAAACCTAGATAACCTAATTTTGGTAGGTATTCCTACTAGAGGAATTGATATAGCAGAAGTTCTAGAAAAAGAATTATTCTGTAAAACAGGTCTAAAAATAAGAAAAGGAACAATTGATCCAACCTTTTATAGAGATGATCAAAATAGAGTTGGAACTAGGCTAATAAAAGCAACTGATATTCCAACCCCAATTGAGAAACAAGAAATTCTCTTGATAGATGACGTTATTTTTACAGGGAGAACAATTAGAGCTGCAATTGATGCTCTTTATTCATGGGGAAGACCTCAAAGAGTGATGTTATTAGTCATGGTAGATAGAGGTCATAGGGAATTACCTATTCAACCGGATTTTTGCGGTAAAAGAGTTCCAACTAGTAAAAATGAAAGTATTAGTTTACGTCTTAATAATGTTGATAATGAAGAAGGAGTTTTTCTTGAATAG
- the groL gene encoding chaperonin GroEL (60 kDa chaperone family; promotes refolding of misfolded polypeptides especially under stressful conditions; forms two stacked rings of heptamers to form a barrel-shaped 14mer; ends can be capped by GroES; misfolded proteins enter the barrel where they are refolded when GroES binds) yields MAKRIIYNEQARRALERGIDILAESVAVTLGPKGRNVVLEKKFGAPQIINDGVTIAKEIELEDHIENTGVALIRQAASKTNDAAGDGTTTATVLAHAMVKAGLRNVAAGANAITLKKGIDKATEFLVGKIQENSKPISDSNAIAQCGTIAAGNDDEVGQMIANAMDKVGKEGVISLEEGKSMTTELEVTEGMRFDKGYISPYFATDTERMEAVLDEPYILLTDKKIALVQDLVPVLEQIAKTGKPLVIIAEDIEKEALATLVVNRLRGVLNVAAVKAPGFGDRRKAMLEDMAVLTNGQLITEDAGLKLENATLDMLGTGRRITINKETTTIVAEGNEQAVKARCDQIKKQMDETDSSYDKEKLQERLAKLAGGVAVIKVGAATETEMKDKKLRLEDAINATKAAVEEGIVPGGGTTLAHLSPILKEWADKNLEGEELIGANIVEASLTAPLMRIAENAGSNGAVIAENVKSKPFNDGFNAATGEYVDMSSAGIVDPAKVTRSGLQNAASIAGMVLTTECIVADLPEKKDAATPGGAPGMGGDFDY; encoded by the coding sequence ATGGCTAAAAGAATTATTTACAATGAGCAAGCTCGTAGAGCGCTCGAGAGAGGAATCGATATCCTTGCTGAGTCTGTTGCTGTAACGCTTGGACCAAAAGGAAGAAATGTTGTCTTAGAAAAAAAATTTGGTGCTCCACAAATTATTAATGATGGTGTCACAATCGCTAAGGAGATTGAATTAGAGGACCACATTGAAAACACAGGGGTTGCTTTAATCAGACAAGCAGCTTCAAAAACTAATGATGCAGCTGGAGATGGTACTACTACAGCTACCGTTTTGGCACATGCAATGGTTAAAGCAGGGTTGAGAAACGTTGCGGCAGGAGCTAATGCAATCACCTTGAAAAAAGGTATTGATAAAGCGACTGAATTTCTAGTTGGTAAAATTCAAGAGAATTCCAAGCCTATAAGTGATAGTAACGCTATAGCTCAATGTGGAACTATTGCTGCTGGAAACGACGACGAAGTAGGTCAAATGATAGCCAATGCTATGGATAAAGTTGGAAAAGAAGGTGTTATTTCCTTAGAAGAAGGAAAATCAATGACTACTGAATTAGAAGTTACTGAGGGGATGCGTTTTGATAAAGGCTACATTTCACCATATTTCGCAACAGACACTGAGAGAATGGAGGCTGTTTTAGATGAACCTTATATCCTTCTGACTGATAAAAAAATTGCCTTAGTTCAAGATTTAGTTCCTGTTTTGGAACAAATAGCTAAAACAGGTAAACCACTAGTCATTATTGCAGAAGATATTGAAAAAGAGGCTTTAGCAACTCTTGTTGTTAATAGATTACGAGGTGTGTTAAATGTTGCTGCAGTAAAAGCGCCTGGATTTGGTGATAGAAGAAAAGCCATGCTTGAAGATATGGCAGTTTTAACTAATGGACAACTTATTACTGAAGATGCAGGCTTGAAATTAGAGAATGCTACCTTAGATATGCTTGGAACTGGTAGAAGAATAACTATCAATAAAGAAACTACAACTATTGTAGCTGAAGGTAATGAGCAAGCAGTTAAAGCTAGATGTGATCAAATTAAGAAGCAAATGGATGAAACCGATTCTTCGTACGATAAAGAAAAGCTTCAAGAACGTCTAGCCAAGTTAGCTGGAGGAGTTGCAGTAATTAAGGTTGGGGCTGCTACTGAAACTGAGATGAAGGATAAAAAGCTTCGTCTTGAGGATGCTATTAACGCAACAAAAGCAGCTGTTGAAGAAGGAATTGTACCTGGAGGCGGAACAACTCTCGCTCATTTATCTCCTATTTTAAAAGAATGGGCTGATAAAAATTTAGAAGGAGAGGAATTAATTGGAGCTAACATTGTTGAAGCTTCATTGACGGCTCCTCTTATGAGAATTGCAGAAAATGCTGGTTCTAATGGTGCTGTGATTGCTGAAAATGTAAAATCTAAGCCATTTAATGATGGATTTAACGCTGCTACTGGGGAATACGTTGATATGTCCTCCGCTGGTATTGTTGATCCTGCAAAAGTTACACGTTCAGGATTACAAAATGCAGCTTCAATTGCAGGAATGGTTTTAACCACTGAATGTATAGTTGCAGATTTACCTGAGAAAAAAGATGCAGCTACTCCTGGAGGCGCTCCAGGTATGGGTGGTGACTTTGATTATTAA
- a CDS encoding Hsp70 family protein produces the protein MEENLSGTLAIDLGNTNTVVAFQDEKDINTILVEIPNITSSPGVIPTAVWFEKPSEILKIGDSALKMINSSNSELFFHSNFKRLIGNPVEKINQKNILSPTECGEKFFKFLWANIPQKYKIKRLVLTAPIDTYKGYREWLVNLCEEISVDEIALVDEPTAASLGINVPFGSKIMTLDIGGSTIDMNIVKIEGGEGKSDPIAELLKFKGNNVSSISKQKVRCAEIISKSGSKIGGKDIDQWIVDFFIPDNKYPINLLKAEVIKCKLSSSAIKDDNKYPTKLLTEGHQEKEFFLSRETFEKIIIENNLLNHLNSLLKDLLNEARGKYCTVDDLSAIILVGGGTQIPLIKEWIAKKIPKIHIKSPPPIESIALGALAMTPGVKIKDILNKGLSIRLLNKREQTHFWHPIFCKGQTWPTENPFKLILQASKINQKIFEIIIGETKKDREYDVIFENGLPKLSEIQSEEEIIRWDKKPLKILLKNSSNIGEDNLILFFKINKKADLLVKCFDIQDEFLGEYNLGNIY, from the coding sequence ATGGAAGAAAATTTATCTGGAACTCTTGCTATTGATCTAGGAAATACTAATACCGTAGTCGCTTTTCAAGATGAAAAAGATATAAACACTATATTAGTTGAAATCCCGAATATTACATCATCTCCTGGAGTTATCCCTACAGCAGTTTGGTTCGAGAAACCTTCAGAAATTTTGAAAATTGGTGACAGTGCTTTAAAGATGATAAATAGCTCTAATTCAGAATTATTTTTTCATTCGAATTTTAAAAGATTAATTGGAAATCCTGTTGAAAAAATTAATCAGAAAAATATTTTAAGCCCTACTGAATGTGGCGAAAAATTTTTTAAATTTTTGTGGGCAAACATTCCTCAAAAATATAAAATTAAGAGACTTGTTTTAACTGCTCCTATTGACACATACAAGGGTTACAGAGAATGGTTAGTTAACCTTTGTGAGGAAATATCTGTAGATGAAATAGCGCTAGTTGATGAACCTACTGCCGCAAGTTTAGGGATAAATGTACCATTTGGCTCGAAAATTATGACACTAGATATTGGAGGAAGCACAATAGATATGAATATAGTCAAAATAGAAGGGGGAGAAGGTAAATCTGATCCTATAGCTGAATTATTAAAATTTAAAGGAAATAATGTAAGTTCAATTTCAAAACAAAAAGTAAGATGTGCTGAAATCATTAGTAAAAGTGGCTCGAAAATTGGTGGTAAAGATATTGATCAATGGATTGTTGATTTTTTTATACCTGATAATAAATATCCAATTAATCTTTTAAAGGCAGAAGTAATTAAATGTAAACTAAGTTCATCTGCAATTAAAGATGACAATAAATATCCAACAAAACTTTTAACTGAAGGACATCAAGAAAAAGAATTTTTCCTAAGTAGAGAAACCTTTGAGAAAATTATTATTGAGAATAATCTTCTTAATCACCTTAACTCCTTACTTAAAGATTTATTAAATGAAGCAAGAGGCAAATATTGCACAGTAGATGATTTAAGTGCAATCATTTTGGTTGGAGGGGGTACTCAAATACCATTAATTAAAGAATGGATAGCAAAAAAGATTCCAAAAATTCATATAAAGTCGCCACCTCCAATTGAATCAATAGCATTAGGAGCTTTAGCAATGACTCCAGGAGTAAAAATTAAAGATATCTTAAACAAAGGATTATCAATAAGGTTATTAAATAAAAGAGAACAAACACACTTCTGGCATCCAATTTTTTGCAAAGGCCAAACATGGCCTACTGAAAACCCATTTAAATTAATTCTTCAAGCCAGTAAAATTAATCAGAAAATATTTGAAATAATTATTGGAGAAACAAAAAAAGACAGGGAGTATGATGTGATTTTTGAAAATGGATTACCAAAATTATCCGAGATTCAAAGTGAAGAAGAAATTATTAGATGGGACAAAAAACCACTCAAAATCTTACTAAAAAATAGTTCTAATATTGGAGAAGATAACTTAATACTTTTCTTCAAAATCAACAAAAAAGCTGATTTGCTAGTTAAGTGTTTTGATATTCAAGATGAATTTTTAGGGGAATATAATTTAGGAAATATCTACTAA
- the groES gene encoding co-chaperone GroES produces the protein MAAVSLTVSTVKPLGDRIFIKVSASEEKTAGGILLPDSAKEKPQVGEVAQVGPGKLNDDGSRQTPEVSIGDKVLYSKYAGTDIKLGGDEYVLLSEKDILAVVG, from the coding sequence ATGGCAGCTGTTTCACTTACAGTCTCTACAGTAAAACCACTGGGAGATAGAATATTTATTAAAGTTTCCGCATCTGAGGAAAAAACTGCTGGGGGCATTCTTTTGCCTGATTCAGCTAAAGAAAAACCACAGGTAGGAGAAGTTGCTCAGGTGGGCCCTGGCAAACTTAATGACGATGGTTCTCGACAAACTCCAGAAGTGAGTATTGGCGATAAAGTCTTATACAGCAAATATGCTGGAACAGACATTAAATTGGGAGGAGATGAATATGTCTTGCTCTCGGAAAAGGATATTTTAGCTGTAGTAGGCTAA
- a CDS encoding DNA-directed RNA polymerase subunit omega: protein MNVSNNAGIDSNDLAKRGESLIRKSTNRYLTTVRIAFRAKQRRFDDFDGLLEESTIKPVQRSIIELSDEQDQPDLLPG, encoded by the coding sequence ATGAACGTATCCAATAATGCTGGAATTGATTCTAATGATCTTGCCAAAAGAGGTGAGAGCTTAATTAGAAAATCAACTAATAGATACTTAACTACAGTGAGAATTGCTTTCAGAGCTAAACAAAGACGTTTTGATGATTTTGATGGGTTGCTAGAAGAGTCAACTATTAAACCTGTTCAAAGGTCAATTATTGAACTAAGCGATGAACAAGACCAACCAGATTTACTTCCTGGTTAG
- the secG gene encoding preprotein translocase subunit SecG, which translates to MIQVLSWIWVFSGVLLILLVLLHSPKGDGMGGIAASGSSMFNSASSAEASLNKITWTFLVIFLSLAIILSAGWIS; encoded by the coding sequence ATGATTCAAGTTTTAAGTTGGATATGGGTATTTTCTGGAGTACTTCTCATTCTCTTAGTTTTACTTCATAGTCCCAAAGGTGATGGAATGGGAGGAATAGCTGCCAGTGGAAGCTCCATGTTCAATAGCGCAAGTAGTGCAGAAGCCTCTCTTAACAAAATAACGTGGACGTTTTTAGTTATATTTTTGTCACTGGCAATTATTCTTAGCGCTGGTTGGATTTCATAA
- the gpmI gene encoding 2,3-bisphosphoglycerate-independent phosphoglycerate mutase: protein MSKIRSKSINKLSKPQSPVVLAILDGWGYREAISDNAIKSAKTPIMDSLWHAYPHTLISASGSEVGLPDGQMGNSEVGHLTIGSGRIIQQELVRISNVVKNNQLCIVNELKEMADSLKRNKSTLHITGLCSDGGVHSHIDHLLGLIKWASDNGIKKVAIHIITDGRDTPAKSASKYLNQIESCIKKFDTGEIASICGRYWIMDRNLLWDRTEKAYANLTDPDIKVSNISPQDYIKQSYDKNITDEFIEPIRISENYLKDGDSLICFNFRPDRARQIIKSLSEKKFSDFKRKVVPNLDLVTFTQYDQNFSVKVAFPPESLNNFIGQIVSENGLKQYRTAETEKYPHVTYFFNGGVEIPLPGEERHLIPSPRVATYDMEPEMSAEELTISCSKAIKSGDYAFVVINFANPDMVGHTGNMNATIKAIETVDKCIGQIVNATGEMGGSILITADHGNAEVMKGPAGEPWTAHTINKVPLIFIEGEKRKIPNMGNEIYLRDNAGLADIAPTLLQLLNLPIPKEMTGKSLIKEIELKGYNKVVQHV from the coding sequence ATGTCAAAGATTAGGAGCAAAAGTATAAATAAATTAAGTAAGCCTCAGAGTCCTGTAGTTCTTGCAATACTAGATGGATGGGGGTATCGAGAAGCAATATCCGACAATGCCATAAAAAGTGCTAAAACACCAATCATGGATTCATTATGGCATGCATACCCTCACACTCTTATAAGCGCTAGTGGTTCTGAGGTAGGCCTTCCAGATGGTCAAATGGGCAACTCAGAGGTGGGGCACCTTACTATTGGTTCGGGAAGAATAATCCAACAAGAACTTGTAAGGATTTCAAATGTTGTAAAAAATAATCAGTTATGCATAGTCAATGAGTTAAAGGAGATGGCTGATTCATTAAAGAGAAATAAATCTACTTTGCATATTACGGGATTATGTTCTGATGGAGGCGTACATAGTCATATTGATCATTTATTGGGTTTAATAAAATGGGCATCTGATAATGGCATCAAAAAAGTAGCAATTCATATTATTACTGATGGAAGAGATACTCCGGCAAAAAGTGCATCTAAATATCTAAACCAAATAGAGTCATGCATAAAAAAATTCGATACAGGGGAAATAGCCTCTATATGCGGAAGATACTGGATAATGGATAGAAATCTTTTATGGGATAGAACAGAAAAAGCATATGCTAATTTGACTGATCCAGATATTAAAGTGAGCAATATCTCTCCTCAGGATTACATAAAACAAAGTTATGACAAAAATATAACTGATGAATTTATTGAGCCCATACGAATATCTGAAAACTATCTTAAAGATGGAGATAGTTTAATTTGCTTTAATTTTCGTCCAGACAGAGCAAGACAAATCATCAAATCCCTTTCAGAAAAGAAATTCTCAGACTTTAAAAGAAAAGTCGTTCCAAATTTAGATTTAGTTACTTTTACTCAATATGACCAAAATTTTTCAGTTAAAGTAGCGTTTCCTCCTGAGTCTCTTAATAATTTTATCGGCCAAATAGTTTCAGAAAATGGCCTCAAGCAATACAGAACAGCAGAAACAGAAAAATATCCTCATGTAACATATTTCTTTAATGGAGGAGTAGAAATTCCTTTACCAGGTGAAGAAAGGCATTTAATTCCATCTCCAAGAGTTGCAACCTATGATATGGAACCCGAAATGTCTGCAGAAGAATTAACTATTAGTTGCTCTAAAGCTATAAAGAGTGGTGACTATGCTTTTGTCGTAATCAATTTTGCTAATCCTGATATGGTGGGTCATACAGGCAACATGAATGCAACAATAAAAGCTATAGAAACAGTCGATAAATGTATAGGTCAGATAGTTAATGCTACTGGAGAAATGGGTGGAAGCATTCTGATTACTGCTGATCATGGTAATGCAGAGGTAATGAAAGGTCCAGCAGGAGAACCATGGACGGCTCACACGATAAACAAAGTTCCCTTAATTTTTATTGAGGGTGAAAAAAGAAAAATCCCGAATATGGGAAATGAGATTTATTTAAGGGATAATGCTGGTTTAGCAGATATTGCACCAACTCTATTGCAATTATTAAATCTACCAATTCCAAAAGAGATGACAGGAAAATCCCTAATTAAAGAAATTGAATTAAAAGGTTATAATAAAGTCGTACAACACGTTTAA